CGACTCACTTAAAAACATTTGCCACTGTTGTAAATGAGCTGTTATCATTGCGTACCAAAGAAGTTGTTTATGGTGGATATTTGGGCGATCAGGAGCAGGAAACGTTACGCAAAGCCAATATCACAGTTTCAAAACCGGTTGAATTAACTAAGACACATGCAGAGATAGCGTTTGCTCAGCAAAAGCTAACTAATCAAGCAGAAAAGACGGCTGTTAAGCAATTAGTTAGTTATCTGCTAGTTACCCAAAAACGTAGTTTAGCCCACTTACAAATTGCACAAAGTTATGAAGTCAGTCAATATTTACAAATGTCTCATACCGTACAAAATAATTTGGAATTGGTAGCGTCAGCCAAAACTGGTAAAAAAATGGGTTCGCTATTTTGGGTACTCGATAAGACGCATACCGCAATGGGTGGTCGTTTGTTAAAACAATGGTTAGCCAGACCGCTACTTTCAACTAATGAATTGAATAAGCGCCAAGAAATGGTACAAGCATTGGTAGACGATTATTTTACTCGTGAAAATGTCGTAGATGCGCTAAAGGGAGTCTATGATTTGGAACGGCTGACTGGTCGAATTGCTTTTGGTAATGTTAATGCACGTGAGCTGCTTCAATTAGCAAATTCACTTACTGCTGTTCCAGTGATTTTAGCAGCTTTGACTAAGTCTCATAGTTCAGCTTTACAAAACTTCGCGCAAAAAATTGATCCGTTAAAAGGGGTAGCTAAATTGATTAGCGATACTTTGGTAGCTGAGCCACCAATTTCTACAACTGAAGGTGGTCTAATTCGTGAAGGTGTTGACCAGCAACTTGACCGTTACCGCGACGCAATGAATAACGGTAAGCAATGGCTAGCAGAGATGGAAGCTCAAGAGCGGCAAAAGACTGGGATTGAGAACCTGAAAGTTGGTTATAATAAGGTTTTCGGCTATTATTTACAAGTGACTAATTCTAATAAAAATAAGGTGCCAACTGAGCGTTATACTCGTAAGCAAACCTTGACTAATGCCGAGCGTTATATAACGCCAGAACTAAAAGAACATGAAAATCTAATTTTAGAGGCACAAACTAAATCGACAGATTTGGAATATGATTTATTTGTCAAATTGCGTGAAGAAGTGAAAAAGTATATTTCTGCATTACAAGAATTGGCATCACAAGTAGCAGCAATTGACGTCTATTGTTCGTTTGCCCAAGTCGCAGAGACCAACAATTATTGTCGACCGCATTTTCAGACTGACAGCCAGAACGTTAAGATCGTTAATGGTCGTCATCCAGTTGTAGAACAAGTAATGCAGGCTGGTGCGTACATCCCTAATGATGTGCAGCTTGATGAAGAAACAGATATCTTTTTGATTACTGGACCGAATATGTCAGGCAAAAGCACTTATATGCGGCAGTTAGCGTTAATAACTGTTATGGCGCAAGTTGGTTCATTTGTCCCGGCAGATAGTGCTGAATTACCAATTTTTGACCAAATTTTTACGCGAATTGGTGCCGCTGATGATTTGATCTCTGGGCAAAGTACCTTTATGGTAGAAATGACTGAAGCAAATGACGCCTTGCAAGCGGCAACTAAACGTAGTCTGGTGCTATTTGATGAGATTGGTCGCGGAACGGCAACGTATGATGGGATGGCATTGGCCGGTGCAATTGTCCAGTATTTACATGATGAAGTGGGAGCCAAAGTACTGTTTGCGACTCATTTTCATGAATTAACGGATTTAGAACAAACTTTACCACGTCTTAAAAATATTCATGTTGGGGCAACTCAGGAAAATGGTAAATTAATCTTTTTGCATAAAATTTTACCTGGACCTGCTGATCAAAGCTACGGAATTCATGTTGCGCAATTGGCTGGTTTACCAAGTAAGGTTTTGCGTCAAGCGACTAAGTTATTAAATCGTTTAGAGGCTCAAGGAAGTAGCCTTGGACCAAGCACGCATCAACTTGATTTGTTTGCAACGGAAACCGATGAAGATATGATTAGTCAAACTCCAGAGGTGACGACTGATGAAGTTACAGTTAAGGAAAAAGATGTCTTAAAAGAACTTAATGGGTTGTATCTAGCTGATAAAACCCCACTGGAAATTATGCAAATAGTTGCGAATTGGCAAGCGGACTTAAAGGATGAATAATCATGGCACAAATTCATGAATTATCAGAAAATTTAGCCAATCAAATTGCAGCTGGTGAAGTTATTGAGCGACCAGCCAGTGTGGTTAAGGAACTAGTGGAAAATGCGATTGATGCTGGTAGTAGCAGAATTCGGATCGATTTTATTGATGGTGGATTAAAGCAAATTGTCGTGCAGGATAATGGCAGTGGAATTCGCAGTGATCAAATTGATCTGGCCTTTCAAAGACATGCTACGAGTAAAATTAATAATGAACATGATTTATTTAAGGTTGGAACGCTGGGGTTTCGGGGTGAAGCTTTAGCTTCGATTGCCGCGGTAAGTCATGTGGAAATTTTGACTAATGCTGGTAGTGCGGCTGGAACGCTGGCTAAATTTAGTGCAGGAGTTAAGACTAGTCAAGAAGAAGCTGGCGGGGCACAAGGAACCAAGATTACAGTTAAAGATCTGTTTTATAATACTCCTGCTCGATTAAAATATTTACGTAGTCAGCGAACCGAGATTATGAAATTAGTAGATATTGTGAATCGGATTGCTTTAGGTTATCCAGAAATTGCATTTACCCTAACTAATGAGGGACGTCAATTACTAAAAACCGTTGGTAATAGCAATTTGCAACAAGCTATTTCCAGTATTTATGGTCGGCATACTGCTGAAAAGATGTTACCTTTTGAGCAGAGTAATGATGATTTTACAGTTAGCGGCCTAGTTTCTAAACCAGAATTGACCCGCTCGACGCGAAATTTTATTTCGATTTTACTTAATGGTCGGTATATTAAGAACTTTAAGTTGGCTGCGGCTGTGATGGCTGGGTATGGTAGCCAATTATCTGCTAAGCATTATCCAATTGCTATTATTAAAATTACGGTTGATCCTTTACTCGTCGATGTAAATGTGCATCCTACTAAGCAAGAAGTTCGCTTATCAAAAGAGCAGGAATTGAGCCGATTAGTAACTAGTGCTATTAGCGATTGCTTGCTGCGAACAACTACACAATCTGATGCGCTTGCTAATCTTGCTGGTGGCAAAGAGGACACTTTAGTCGATCAATTGAAATTTAATTTAAATAAAAATGTGGTCGACACTAAGCGACCAGAATCTTCAGAAGTTCACGAAAGTCAACCAGCCAAAATTACTAGTCGCAAGCCAGCAAAATACGTTGATTTGACTGTGCCACGTGATGATTCACGCTATCTGATTACTGCTACTTGGGTCCAAAATGTTAAAAAACAGCAGTCACTGCGACCTTTTTCAAGTACTAATCAAACTGCTGAAGTCATGACAAGTGGGGATGAATTATTAATTAATAGCTTGCCAGAATTAACCTTGGTTGGTCAAACTGCCAACTATATCGTTGCTAGCGCTAATAATAACCTTTATCTAGTGGATCAGCTTGCGGCAAGGAGACTGCTCAAATTTGAGGAACTTAAGCGACAAATTACGGCACAAAAAATCACCGAGCAAGGGTTACTAACACCATTGACCTTAACCTTTGGCAACTTAGACTTCATTCAAATTCAAGCCAAACTCCCTGAACTTAAGAAAATCGGTTTGTTTTTAGAAGAGTTTGGCCAAGACACGTTTATTTTAAGGTCATATCCGACTTGGCTAACGAGTGATAATTTAGAAACATCGGTTAGATCGATTATTGATAGCTATTTAAATGTGGATCAAACTGATTCTGTTACTTTAATTAATCGGATTGCTGCTGATCAGGCTCAGAAAATGGTACCTGGTCGAAGCAAGTTAAGCAGTGCTGATTGCGAAGACATGTTGACAAGACTGCGCCAAATAAGCGATCCCTATCACGATGCTAAGGGAAATGTGGTATTGGTGTGCTTGCGAGCAACACAACTCCAAAAAATGTTTAAAAAGGATGAGTAGTAAATGTATGAATATTTAACGGGTGTGGTGACTAAGATTATGCCCAATTTTATCGTTGTCGAATGTGGCGGTGTAGGTTACAAAGTTTTTAGTCCAACGCCTTATAGTTATCATGAAGGAGCAAAAGCTCAAGTTTATATTGAGCAAATTGTGCGTGATACGGGGATAACCCTTTATGGTTTTCAAACTGAAGAGGATAAAGGGCTATTTTTAAAATTACTTAGCGTTAGTGGGATTGGGCCGAAATCTGCGATTGCAATTATGGCCGCAGAAAACAGCGATTCGCTAGCTGAAGCCATTGAACAAGGTGAAGTAAAGTATTTAACTAAATTTCCAGGTGTTGGCAAAAAAACCGCTTCGCAAATCGTACTTGATTTAAAAGGAAAATTAGGCGATTATGTGCAGCGAGTTGATCAGACAACTAAACAGGATATTTCACCAGAGTTAAATGATGCACTGTTAGCATTGCTGGCGCTAGGATATACTCAAAAAGAAGTTGATCGGATAACTGATAAACTTGCTAAAGAAGAGGCAACTAGTGCCGACCAATATATTAAAAAAGGCTTGG
This DNA window, taken from Lactobacillus sp. ESL0684, encodes the following:
- the mutS gene encoding DNA mismatch repair protein MutS, which produces MMEQYYEIKKQYPDAFLFYRVGDFYELFEDDAVKGAQLLELTLTHRSNKTANPIPMAGVPHVAVDSYVDTLVDKGYKVALCEQLENPKDAKGMVKRGIIQLVTPGTKMNDKPSEAKDFNYLTSVITTKSGFGLAYSDLSTGEIFATHLKTFATVVNELLSLRTKEVVYGGYLGDQEQETLRKANITVSKPVELTKTHAEIAFAQQKLTNQAEKTAVKQLVSYLLVTQKRSLAHLQIAQSYEVSQYLQMSHTVQNNLELVASAKTGKKMGSLFWVLDKTHTAMGGRLLKQWLARPLLSTNELNKRQEMVQALVDDYFTRENVVDALKGVYDLERLTGRIAFGNVNARELLQLANSLTAVPVILAALTKSHSSALQNFAQKIDPLKGVAKLISDTLVAEPPISTTEGGLIREGVDQQLDRYRDAMNNGKQWLAEMEAQERQKTGIENLKVGYNKVFGYYLQVTNSNKNKVPTERYTRKQTLTNAERYITPELKEHENLILEAQTKSTDLEYDLFVKLREEVKKYISALQELASQVAAIDVYCSFAQVAETNNYCRPHFQTDSQNVKIVNGRHPVVEQVMQAGAYIPNDVQLDEETDIFLITGPNMSGKSTYMRQLALITVMAQVGSFVPADSAELPIFDQIFTRIGAADDLISGQSTFMVEMTEANDALQAATKRSLVLFDEIGRGTATYDGMALAGAIVQYLHDEVGAKVLFATHFHELTDLEQTLPRLKNIHVGATQENGKLIFLHKILPGPADQSYGIHVAQLAGLPSKVLRQATKLLNRLEAQGSSLGPSTHQLDLFATETDEDMISQTPEVTTDEVTVKEKDVLKELNGLYLADKTPLEIMQIVANWQADLKDE
- the mutL gene encoding DNA mismatch repair endonuclease MutL; this translates as MAQIHELSENLANQIAAGEVIERPASVVKELVENAIDAGSSRIRIDFIDGGLKQIVVQDNGSGIRSDQIDLAFQRHATSKINNEHDLFKVGTLGFRGEALASIAAVSHVEILTNAGSAAGTLAKFSAGVKTSQEEAGGAQGTKITVKDLFYNTPARLKYLRSQRTEIMKLVDIVNRIALGYPEIAFTLTNEGRQLLKTVGNSNLQQAISSIYGRHTAEKMLPFEQSNDDFTVSGLVSKPELTRSTRNFISILLNGRYIKNFKLAAAVMAGYGSQLSAKHYPIAIIKITVDPLLVDVNVHPTKQEVRLSKEQELSRLVTSAISDCLLRTTTQSDALANLAGGKEDTLVDQLKFNLNKNVVDTKRPESSEVHESQPAKITSRKPAKYVDLTVPRDDSRYLITATWVQNVKKQQSLRPFSSTNQTAEVMTSGDELLINSLPELTLVGQTANYIVASANNNLYLVDQLAARRLLKFEELKRQITAQKITEQGLLTPLTLTFGNLDFIQIQAKLPELKKIGLFLEEFGQDTFILRSYPTWLTSDNLETSVRSIIDSYLNVDQTDSVTLINRIAADQAQKMVPGRSKLSSADCEDMLTRLRQISDPYHDAKGNVVLVCLRATQLQKMFKKDE
- the ruvA gene encoding Holliday junction branch migration protein RuvA, giving the protein MYEYLTGVVTKIMPNFIVVECGGVGYKVFSPTPYSYHEGAKAQVYIEQIVRDTGITLYGFQTEEDKGLFLKLLSVSGIGPKSAIAIMAAENSDSLAEAIEQGEVKYLTKFPGVGKKTASQIVLDLKGKLGDYVQRVDQTTKQDISPELNDALLALLALGYTQKEVDRITDKLAKEEATSADQYIKKGLALLLKK